One Drosophila subobscura isolate 14011-0131.10 chromosome U, UCBerk_Dsub_1.0, whole genome shotgun sequence DNA window includes the following coding sequences:
- the LOC117900897 gene encoding restin homolog isoform X11, which translates to MSRESDDNLSSINSAYTDLYQETVKRFTRSSLSPTSDWERYSPAPSRRSHKSETGSRTSYDYYLEATGRRRSSDHNSAVLTANTEQFIIGQKVWVGGLRSGQIAYIGETHFAPGDWAGIVLDEPNGKNDGCVSGKRYFQCEPKRGIFSRLTRLTVYPMSGAHTPTSPLAKNSPERSRTVSPTASIRSSMMRSPGIGKNGMAVGDRVIVSSGFGSRPGILRYLGETSFAPGNWCGVELDEASGKNDGAVDGIRYFECKPKYGVFVPIAKVSLSPSSKKTRLSRAGSRESLTSIGTMNSIATTNTSRMRMNAQQRKSSTPVRPIVTTPKSQFSMQDLLREKQQHVEQLMVERELDREDSQNQALQLQKNINELKLRIFQLESELGDERKKSEDLQFSIDEAQSCGEEYNAQSQVYREKIHDLESKITKLVSATPSLQSLPPQPVAPPAAAEESPLREELVQLQDKLSAQQQETEARLAEQLEEEQRLRENIKYLQEQNAVLQAELLGKDESLEKFSLSQSGIDNLRRELALLKEENEKQSQEAQANFDQKLAAKTEELSRVTVELQQLKSASDTLESQRANVSDECEILQTEIRMRDEQIKEQGQQLDELTTQLNVQKADNCALDDMLRQQQASADERGVQLQQRLEEINEMKAAAEQRELHVREAERQQEQQRQELGRQNQQKVTELEGQHDVQVQELKRQHGQQVQELQRELAQLQQLATEEQLKQQQSLTAIEQLQLDKCSAELRLAAQLAELEVCHRQQTEAQSQLTETNQFQAQKELQLKETEETVSQLQLQLEQKSTAYETLLVNFSEMRKRHESSLKQKELELEAAQAQSLRNKEALETVSGELKRLQQRVADSDEEGSIQFAKLEERISELSIQARITQANLVASQAEVESKNRQLEATNAALEKINKDYAESRAEASQLEERLQLISEQLQSELQAERSSSSDLHTKLSKFSEEMASGQKELTSKADAWSQEMLQKEREIQDLRQQLHTSQEALAKLQAQAEQREAALEEAKKLLQDELSRVREELSKLRADQQQLSSGTQETIRELQERLEITNADLQHKEKMAVEDAQKISDLKTLVEAIQVANANISETNAELSTVLEVLQAEKSETNHIFELFEMEADMNAERLIEKLTGMKEELKETHQQHEERQRRCQELELQLSELQQSDDQLQSASQAATEQLRELQHAQTELQAALEQKDKLNAELETKIQESLAQLNAQRSSIGELQAQLEKDQQALSKFQADVVKSVEALQQVQQANEEMSGKLAAREQEVKDLEGKLAAADLQLDSKQAAYKELQERVAEKLEKEQWESQASTEQLKRAQGELQKAQGELEEVKKELQKAQGEHQRASGELQGANGLLQQAKEELQKALNNKQNEVGALQVALEETRTQLGSQSVALNALQDKLEQAQLKERSVQEEAHKSAEQLRQLQQANESMQVSLQQKQNLLEKGNEFDAQLAEYQKVIDEMDEAAKKKALELAELQQRVHELEAALHQAKEQQKTASLESKQLRRHLETIEGEKSREIVSLRAQVNGASPRVLVGDNPESLDTETTAAKINFLNSIISDMQQKNDALKAKVQTLEMLPMDFTKPHAFDMLTKRKPAPRLFCDICDEFDKHETEDCPLQAGDDRDDSPPPLASERNNNEQKERKLPAPRKYCENCEAFGHDTSECEVDDTY; encoded by the exons ATGAGTCGTGAAAGCGATGACAATTTGAGTTCGATTAATTCGGCTTACACAG ATCTCTATCAAGAGACTGTCAAGCGCTTTACGCGCTCCTCGCTCTCACCCACATCCGACTGGGAACGATACTCGCCCGCGCCCTCGCGCCGCTCTCACAAATCCGAGACTGGAAGTCGCACATCTT atgATTATTATCTAGAGGCCACTGGGCGACGTCGCAGCTCAG ATCACAACAGTGCCGTGCTGACAGCCAACACAGAACAGTTTATAATTGGCCAGAAGGTATGGGTTGGTGGACTACGATCCGGACAAATAGCTTACATAGGCGAGACACACTTTGCGCCAGGCGATTGGGCGGGAATTGTGCTGGATGAGCCAAATG GCAAAAACGATGGCTGTGTGTCGGGCAAGCGGTACTTCCAGTGTGAGCCCAAACGTGGCATCTTTTCGCGTCTGACCCGTCTCACGGTGTATCCTATGTCCGGTGCACACACGCCCACATCgcctttggccaaaaactcaCCGGAACGTTCGCGTACAGTCTCGCCAACGGCTAGCATTCGCAGCTCCATGATGCGCAGTCCAGGCATTGGCA AAAACGGTATGGCTGTGGGCGATCGTGTGATTGTCTCTTCGGGCTTTGGCAGCCGTCCGGGCATCCTAAGATACCTCGGAGAAACATCGTTTGCCCCCGGCAATTGGTGCGGCGTCGAGTTGGATGAGGCCAGCGGCAAGAATGATGGCGCTGTAGATGGTATAAG ATACTTTGAGTGCAAGCCCAAGTATGGTGTGTTTGTGCCCATTGCCAAGGTTTCGCTGTCGCCGTCATCGAAGAAGACGCGCTTGTCGCGTGCCGGCTCACGGGAATCCCTCACATCGATTGGCACCATGAACAGCATTGCCACCACGAATACGTCGCGCATGCGCATGAATGCTCAG CAGCGCAAGTCGAGCACGCCCGTCAGACCCATTGTCACGACGCCGAAAAGCCAATTTTCCATGCAG GACTTGCTGCGTGAGAAGCAACAGCATGTGGAGCAGCTGATGGTGGAGCGCGAACTGGATCGCGAGGACTCACAGAAtcaggcgctgcagctgcagaagaacATCAACGAG CTAAAATTACGAATTTTTCAATTGGAGTCGGAATTGGGCGATGAACGCAAGAAATCTGAGGATTTACAGTTCTCTATTGATGAGGCACAGTCCTGTGGCGAGGAATATAAT GCTCAATCTCAGGTGTACAGGGAGAAGATCCACGATCTGGAATCGAAGATCACTAAACTGGTGTCGG ccacgcccagcCTGCAGAGTTTACCCCCACAACCAGTTGCACCACCAGCCGCAGCGGAGGAGAGTCCTCTCCGGGAGGAGCTCGTCCAACTGCAGGACAAGTTGAGTGCCCAACAGCAGGAAACAGAAGCCCGTCTGGCCGAGCAGcttgaggaggagcagcgttTGAGGGAGAACATCAAGTACCTGCAGGAGCAGAATGCCGTGCTGCAGGCGGAGCTCCTCGGCAAGGACGAATCGCTGGAGAAATTCTCGCTGTCGCAGAGCGGCATCGACAATCTGCGCAGAgagctggcgctgctcaaGGAGGAGAACGAGAAGCAGTCGCAGGAGGCTCAAGCTAACTTTGATCAAAAGTTGGCGGCCAAAACGGAGGAGCTGTCTCGCGTGAccgtggagctgcagcagctcaagAGCGCCTCTGATACGCTGGAGAGCCAGCGGGCCAACGTTTCCGACGAGTGCGAAATCCTGCAGACAGAGATACGCATGCGGGACGAGCAAATCAAggagcagggccagcagctggacgaACTGACGACCCAACTGAATGTGCAGAAAGCGGACAATTGCGCGCTGGACGATATGCTGCGGCAGCAACAGGCCAGCGCCGATGAGCGAGgcgtgcagctgcagcagcgactcgaGGAGATCAACGAAAtgaaggcggcggcggagcAACGCGAGCTGCACGTGCGGGAAGCGGAgaggcagcaggaacagcagaggcaggagctgGGGAGGCAGAACCAGCAGAAAGTGACGGAATTGGAGGGGCAGCATGACGTGCAAGTGCAGGAACTAAAGCGACAGCATGGCCAGCaggtgcaggagctgcagcgtgAGCTGGCACAGCTTCAGCAACTGGCGACTGAGGAGCAGctaaagcagcaacaaagtctGACGGCCAtcgagcaactgcagctggatAAGTGCTCAGCGGAGCTGCGGCTGGCCGCGCAGTTGGCCGAGCTCGAAGTATGCCACAGACAGCAGACTGAGGCGCAGTCGCAGCTCACGGAAACCAACCAATTCCAAGCCcaaaaggagctgcagctcaaGGAAACCGAGGAGACTGTgtcacagctgcagctgcagctggagcaaaAGTCCACGGCCTACGAGACGTTGCTGGTGAACTTCTCGGAGATGCGGAAGCGTCACGAGTCCAGCCTGAAGCAAAAGGAGCTGGAACTCGAGGCGGCACAGGCGCAGTCACTGCGCAACAAGGAGGCGCTGGAAACGGTGTCGGGGGAGCTgaagcgactgcagcagcgtgTGGCAGACTCTGATGAAGAGGGCAGCATACAATTCgccaagctggaggagcgcaTCAGCGAGCTGAGCATCCAAGCGAGGATTACACAAGCGAATCTCGTGGCCAGTCAGGCGGAGGTGGAGTCTAAGAACAGGCAGCTGGAGGCGACGAATGCAGCACTGGAGAAGATCAACAAG GACTATGCGGAATCCCGCGCTGAGGCCTCACAGCTCGAGGAACGTTTGCAGCTAATCtccgagcagctgcagtccgAGCTGCAGGCGGAGCGCTCCTCCTCGAGCGATCTGCACACAAAGCTCAGCAAGTTCAGCGAAGAAATGGCCAGCGGGCAGAAGGAGCTGACCAGCAAAGCGGATGCCTGGAGCCAGGAGATGCTGCAGAAGGAGCGCGAGATACAGGAcctccgccagcagctgcacacgAGTCAGGAGGcgctggccaagctgcaggCGCAGGCGGAGCAAAGGGAGGCAGCCCTCGAAGAGGCCAAGAAGCTGTTGCAGGATGAACTGTCCAGGGTGCGGGAGGAACTGTCCAAGCTGCGTGCGGACCAACAGCAGCTAAGCAGCGGCACACAGGAGACCATCAGGGAACTACAGGAGCGTCTCGAAATCACCAACGCGGATCTCCAGCACAAGGAGAAAATGGCCGTGGAGGATGCACAAAAGATAAGCGATCTAAAGACCCTCGTGGAGGCCATTCAAGTGGCCAATGCGAACATATCCGAGACGAATGCGGAGCTGTCCACTGTGCTGGAGGTGCTGCAAGCAGAGAAGAGCGAAACGAATCACATATTCGAGCTGTTTGAGATGGAGGCGGACATGAATGCCGAACGTTTGATCGAGAAACTAACAGGCAtgaaggaggagctgaaggaaacgcaccagcagcacgaggagaggcagagacgttGCCAGGAGCTGGAACTGCAGCTGTCGGAACTCCAACAAAGCGATGATCAGCTGCAGTCCGCCTCCcaggcagccacagagcagctGCGGGAGCTCCAACATGCCCAAACAGAGCTGCAGGCAGCTCTCGAGCAAAAGGATAAACTCAACGCAGAGCTGGAGACGAAAATACAGGAATCCCTTGCACAGTTGAACGCTCAAAGGAGCTCCATTGGGGAGCTGCAAGCGCAACTAGAAAAGGATCAGCAGGCGCTGAGCAAGTTCCAAGCGGATGTAGTCAAGTCTGTGGAGGCActgcagcaggtgcagcaggCCAATGAGGAGATGAGCGGAAAGCTGGCAGCGAGGGAGCAAGAAGTGAAGGATTTGGAGGGTAAATTAGCTGCAGCTGACTTACAGTTGGACAGCAAACAGGCTGCGTACAAGGAACTGCAGGAGAGAGTCGCAGAGAAGCTGGAAAAGGAGCAGTGGGAGAGCCAGGCCAGCACAGAGCAGCTGAAACGGGCTCAGGGAGAGCTGCAAAAAGCCCAGGGAGAGCTGGAAGAAGTCAAGAAAGAGCTGCAAAAAGCCCAGGGAGAACATCAAAGAGCCAGTGGAGAGCTGCAAGGTGCCAACGGACTGCTGCAACAagccaaggaggagctgcaaaaagccttaaacaataaacaaaacgaagtCGGAGCTTTGCAGGTAGCACTCGAGGAAACCAGAACCCAGTTGGGCAGCCAAAGCGTAGCGCTCAACGCGCTCCAAGACAAGCTGGAGCAGGCACAGCTGAAGGAGCGAAGTGTCCAAGAGGAGGCCCACAAATCCGCTGAGCAACTGCGCCAACTGCAACAGGCCAACGAGTCGATGCAAGTATCCCTCCAGCAAAAGCAGAACCTCCTCGAAAAGGGCAACGAGTTCGATGCGCAGCTCGCGGAGTACCAGAAAGTCATCGATGAGATGGATGAAGCGGCCAAAAAGAAGGCTCTAGAGCTGGCAGAGCTGCAGCAAAGAGTCCACGAACTGGAGGCAGCGCTGCACCaagccaaggagcagcaaaagacaGCGAGCCTGGAGTCCAAGCAGCTGCGTCGCCATCTGGAAACCATCGAAGGTGAAAAGTCGCGCGAGATTGTGTCGCTGCGAGCGCAGGTTAATGGCGCCTCACCCAGGGTCTTGGTAGGGGATAATCCCGAG tCCCTGGACACGGAGACAACAGCGgccaaaattaatttcctaAACTCCATTATTTCGGATATGCAGCAGAAAAATGATGCGCTAAAGGCCAAGGTGCAGACGCTGGAAATGCTGCCCATGGATTTCACCAA ACCCCACGCCTTTGATATGCTGACAAAGCGCAAGCCCGCGCCCCGTCTGTTTTGCGATATTTGTGATGAATTCGATAAGCACGAGACGGAAGATTGTCCGCTGCAGGCGGGCGATGATCGCGATGactcgccgccgccgctggccaGCGAAAGAAACAATAATGAACAGAAGGAACGAAAGCTGCCGGCGCCACGGAAATATTGCGAAAACTGCGAGG CCTTTGGACACGACACCAGCGAGTGCGAAGTGGATGATACCTATTAG
- the LOC117900897 gene encoding restin homolog isoform X13, translated as MSRESDDNLSSINSAYTDHNSAVLTANTEQFIIGQKVWVGGLRSGQIAYIGETHFAPGDWAGIVLDEPNGKNDGCVSGKRYFQCEPKRGIFSRLTRLTVYPMSGAHTPTSPLAKNSPERSRTVSPTASIRSSMMRSPGIGKNGMAVGDRVIVSSGFGSRPGILRYLGETSFAPGNWCGVELDEASGKNDGAVDGIRYFECKPKYGVFVPIAKVSLSPSSKKTRLSRAGSRESLTSIGTMNSIATTNTSRMRMNAQQRKSSTPVRPIVTTPKSQFSMQDLLREKQQHVEQLMVERELDREDSQNQALQLQKNINELKLRIFQLESELGDERKKSEDLQFSIDEAQSCGEEYNAQSQVYREKIHDLESKITKLVSATPSLQSLPPQPVAPPAAAEESPLREELVQLQDKLSAQQQETEARLAEQLEEEQRLRENIKYLQEQNAVLQAELLGKDESLEKFSLSQSGIDNLRRELALLKEENEKQSQEAQANFDQKLAAKTEELSRVTVELQQLKSASDTLESQRANVSDECEILQTEIRMRDEQIKEQGQQLDELTTQLNVQKADNCALDDMLRQQQASADERGVQLQQRLEEINEMKAAAEQRELHVREAERQQEQQRQELGRQNQQKVTELEGQHDVQVQELKRQHGQQVQELQRELAQLQQLATEEQLKQQQSLTAIEQLQLDKCSAELRLAAQLAELEVCHRQQTEAQSQLTETNQFQAQKELQLKETEETVSQLQLQLEQKSTAYETLLVNFSEMRKRHESSLKQKELELEAAQAQSLRNKEALETVSGELKRLQQRVADSDEEGSIQFAKLEERISELSIQARITQANLVASQAEVESKNRQLEATNAALEKINKDYAESRAEASQLEERLQLISEQLQSELQAERSSSSDLHTKLSKFSEEMASGQKELTSKADAWSQEMLQKEREIQDLRQQLHTSQEALAKLQAQAEQREAALEEAKKLLQDELSRVREELSKLRADQQQLSSGTQETIRELQERLEITNADLQHKEKMAVEDAQKISDLKTLVEAIQVANANISETNAELSTVLEVLQAEKSETNHIFELFEMEADMNAERLIEKLTGMKEELKETHQQHEERQRRCQELELQLSELQQSDDQLQSASQAATEQLRELQHAQTELQAALEQKDKLNAELETKIQESLAQLNAQRSSIGELQAQLEKDQQALSKFQADVVKSVEALQQVQQANEEMSGKLAAREQEVKDLEGKLAAADLQLDSKQAAYKELQERVAEKLEKEQWESQASTEQLKRAQGELQKAQGELEEVKKELQKAQGEHQRASGELQGANGLLQQAKEELQKALNNKQNEVGALQVALEETRTQLGSQSVALNALQDKLEQAQLKERSVQEEAHKSAEQLRQLQQANESMQVSLQQKQNLLEKGNEFDAQLAEYQKVIDEMDEAAKKKALELAELQQRVHELEAALHQAKEQQKTASLESKQLRRHLETIEGEKSREIVSLRAQVNGASPRVLVGDNPESLDTETTAAKINFLNSIISDMQQKNDALKAKVQTLEMLPMDFTKPHAFDMLTKRKPAPRLFCDICDEFDKHETEDCPLQAGDDRDDSPPPLASERNNNEQKERKLPAPRKYCENCEAFGHDTSECEVDDTY; from the exons ATGAGTCGTGAAAGCGATGACAATTTGAGTTCGATTAATTCGGCTTACACAG ATCACAACAGTGCCGTGCTGACAGCCAACACAGAACAGTTTATAATTGGCCAGAAGGTATGGGTTGGTGGACTACGATCCGGACAAATAGCTTACATAGGCGAGACACACTTTGCGCCAGGCGATTGGGCGGGAATTGTGCTGGATGAGCCAAATG GCAAAAACGATGGCTGTGTGTCGGGCAAGCGGTACTTCCAGTGTGAGCCCAAACGTGGCATCTTTTCGCGTCTGACCCGTCTCACGGTGTATCCTATGTCCGGTGCACACACGCCCACATCgcctttggccaaaaactcaCCGGAACGTTCGCGTACAGTCTCGCCAACGGCTAGCATTCGCAGCTCCATGATGCGCAGTCCAGGCATTGGCA AAAACGGTATGGCTGTGGGCGATCGTGTGATTGTCTCTTCGGGCTTTGGCAGCCGTCCGGGCATCCTAAGATACCTCGGAGAAACATCGTTTGCCCCCGGCAATTGGTGCGGCGTCGAGTTGGATGAGGCCAGCGGCAAGAATGATGGCGCTGTAGATGGTATAAG ATACTTTGAGTGCAAGCCCAAGTATGGTGTGTTTGTGCCCATTGCCAAGGTTTCGCTGTCGCCGTCATCGAAGAAGACGCGCTTGTCGCGTGCCGGCTCACGGGAATCCCTCACATCGATTGGCACCATGAACAGCATTGCCACCACGAATACGTCGCGCATGCGCATGAATGCTCAG CAGCGCAAGTCGAGCACGCCCGTCAGACCCATTGTCACGACGCCGAAAAGCCAATTTTCCATGCAG GACTTGCTGCGTGAGAAGCAACAGCATGTGGAGCAGCTGATGGTGGAGCGCGAACTGGATCGCGAGGACTCACAGAAtcaggcgctgcagctgcagaagaacATCAACGAG CTAAAATTACGAATTTTTCAATTGGAGTCGGAATTGGGCGATGAACGCAAGAAATCTGAGGATTTACAGTTCTCTATTGATGAGGCACAGTCCTGTGGCGAGGAATATAAT GCTCAATCTCAGGTGTACAGGGAGAAGATCCACGATCTGGAATCGAAGATCACTAAACTGGTGTCGG ccacgcccagcCTGCAGAGTTTACCCCCACAACCAGTTGCACCACCAGCCGCAGCGGAGGAGAGTCCTCTCCGGGAGGAGCTCGTCCAACTGCAGGACAAGTTGAGTGCCCAACAGCAGGAAACAGAAGCCCGTCTGGCCGAGCAGcttgaggaggagcagcgttTGAGGGAGAACATCAAGTACCTGCAGGAGCAGAATGCCGTGCTGCAGGCGGAGCTCCTCGGCAAGGACGAATCGCTGGAGAAATTCTCGCTGTCGCAGAGCGGCATCGACAATCTGCGCAGAgagctggcgctgctcaaGGAGGAGAACGAGAAGCAGTCGCAGGAGGCTCAAGCTAACTTTGATCAAAAGTTGGCGGCCAAAACGGAGGAGCTGTCTCGCGTGAccgtggagctgcagcagctcaagAGCGCCTCTGATACGCTGGAGAGCCAGCGGGCCAACGTTTCCGACGAGTGCGAAATCCTGCAGACAGAGATACGCATGCGGGACGAGCAAATCAAggagcagggccagcagctggacgaACTGACGACCCAACTGAATGTGCAGAAAGCGGACAATTGCGCGCTGGACGATATGCTGCGGCAGCAACAGGCCAGCGCCGATGAGCGAGgcgtgcagctgcagcagcgactcgaGGAGATCAACGAAAtgaaggcggcggcggagcAACGCGAGCTGCACGTGCGGGAAGCGGAgaggcagcaggaacagcagaggcaggagctgGGGAGGCAGAACCAGCAGAAAGTGACGGAATTGGAGGGGCAGCATGACGTGCAAGTGCAGGAACTAAAGCGACAGCATGGCCAGCaggtgcaggagctgcagcgtgAGCTGGCACAGCTTCAGCAACTGGCGACTGAGGAGCAGctaaagcagcaacaaagtctGACGGCCAtcgagcaactgcagctggatAAGTGCTCAGCGGAGCTGCGGCTGGCCGCGCAGTTGGCCGAGCTCGAAGTATGCCACAGACAGCAGACTGAGGCGCAGTCGCAGCTCACGGAAACCAACCAATTCCAAGCCcaaaaggagctgcagctcaaGGAAACCGAGGAGACTGTgtcacagctgcagctgcagctggagcaaaAGTCCACGGCCTACGAGACGTTGCTGGTGAACTTCTCGGAGATGCGGAAGCGTCACGAGTCCAGCCTGAAGCAAAAGGAGCTGGAACTCGAGGCGGCACAGGCGCAGTCACTGCGCAACAAGGAGGCGCTGGAAACGGTGTCGGGGGAGCTgaagcgactgcagcagcgtgTGGCAGACTCTGATGAAGAGGGCAGCATACAATTCgccaagctggaggagcgcaTCAGCGAGCTGAGCATCCAAGCGAGGATTACACAAGCGAATCTCGTGGCCAGTCAGGCGGAGGTGGAGTCTAAGAACAGGCAGCTGGAGGCGACGAATGCAGCACTGGAGAAGATCAACAAG GACTATGCGGAATCCCGCGCTGAGGCCTCACAGCTCGAGGAACGTTTGCAGCTAATCtccgagcagctgcagtccgAGCTGCAGGCGGAGCGCTCCTCCTCGAGCGATCTGCACACAAAGCTCAGCAAGTTCAGCGAAGAAATGGCCAGCGGGCAGAAGGAGCTGACCAGCAAAGCGGATGCCTGGAGCCAGGAGATGCTGCAGAAGGAGCGCGAGATACAGGAcctccgccagcagctgcacacgAGTCAGGAGGcgctggccaagctgcaggCGCAGGCGGAGCAAAGGGAGGCAGCCCTCGAAGAGGCCAAGAAGCTGTTGCAGGATGAACTGTCCAGGGTGCGGGAGGAACTGTCCAAGCTGCGTGCGGACCAACAGCAGCTAAGCAGCGGCACACAGGAGACCATCAGGGAACTACAGGAGCGTCTCGAAATCACCAACGCGGATCTCCAGCACAAGGAGAAAATGGCCGTGGAGGATGCACAAAAGATAAGCGATCTAAAGACCCTCGTGGAGGCCATTCAAGTGGCCAATGCGAACATATCCGAGACGAATGCGGAGCTGTCCACTGTGCTGGAGGTGCTGCAAGCAGAGAAGAGCGAAACGAATCACATATTCGAGCTGTTTGAGATGGAGGCGGACATGAATGCCGAACGTTTGATCGAGAAACTAACAGGCAtgaaggaggagctgaaggaaacgcaccagcagcacgaggagaggcagagacgttGCCAGGAGCTGGAACTGCAGCTGTCGGAACTCCAACAAAGCGATGATCAGCTGCAGTCCGCCTCCcaggcagccacagagcagctGCGGGAGCTCCAACATGCCCAAACAGAGCTGCAGGCAGCTCTCGAGCAAAAGGATAAACTCAACGCAGAGCTGGAGACGAAAATACAGGAATCCCTTGCACAGTTGAACGCTCAAAGGAGCTCCATTGGGGAGCTGCAAGCGCAACTAGAAAAGGATCAGCAGGCGCTGAGCAAGTTCCAAGCGGATGTAGTCAAGTCTGTGGAGGCActgcagcaggtgcagcaggCCAATGAGGAGATGAGCGGAAAGCTGGCAGCGAGGGAGCAAGAAGTGAAGGATTTGGAGGGTAAATTAGCTGCAGCTGACTTACAGTTGGACAGCAAACAGGCTGCGTACAAGGAACTGCAGGAGAGAGTCGCAGAGAAGCTGGAAAAGGAGCAGTGGGAGAGCCAGGCCAGCACAGAGCAGCTGAAACGGGCTCAGGGAGAGCTGCAAAAAGCCCAGGGAGAGCTGGAAGAAGTCAAGAAAGAGCTGCAAAAAGCCCAGGGAGAACATCAAAGAGCCAGTGGAGAGCTGCAAGGTGCCAACGGACTGCTGCAACAagccaaggaggagctgcaaaaagccttaaacaataaacaaaacgaagtCGGAGCTTTGCAGGTAGCACTCGAGGAAACCAGAACCCAGTTGGGCAGCCAAAGCGTAGCGCTCAACGCGCTCCAAGACAAGCTGGAGCAGGCACAGCTGAAGGAGCGAAGTGTCCAAGAGGAGGCCCACAAATCCGCTGAGCAACTGCGCCAACTGCAACAGGCCAACGAGTCGATGCAAGTATCCCTCCAGCAAAAGCAGAACCTCCTCGAAAAGGGCAACGAGTTCGATGCGCAGCTCGCGGAGTACCAGAAAGTCATCGATGAGATGGATGAAGCGGCCAAAAAGAAGGCTCTAGAGCTGGCAGAGCTGCAGCAAAGAGTCCACGAACTGGAGGCAGCGCTGCACCaagccaaggagcagcaaaagacaGCGAGCCTGGAGTCCAAGCAGCTGCGTCGCCATCTGGAAACCATCGAAGGTGAAAAGTCGCGCGAGATTGTGTCGCTGCGAGCGCAGGTTAATGGCGCCTCACCCAGGGTCTTGGTAGGGGATAATCCCGAG tCCCTGGACACGGAGACAACAGCGgccaaaattaatttcctaAACTCCATTATTTCGGATATGCAGCAGAAAAATGATGCGCTAAAGGCCAAGGTGCAGACGCTGGAAATGCTGCCCATGGATTTCACCAA ACCCCACGCCTTTGATATGCTGACAAAGCGCAAGCCCGCGCCCCGTCTGTTTTGCGATATTTGTGATGAATTCGATAAGCACGAGACGGAAGATTGTCCGCTGCAGGCGGGCGATGATCGCGATGactcgccgccgccgctggccaGCGAAAGAAACAATAATGAACAGAAGGAACGAAAGCTGCCGGCGCCACGGAAATATTGCGAAAACTGCGAGG CCTTTGGACACGACACCAGCGAGTGCGAAGTGGATGATACCTATTAG